In one Rhodococcus sp. B50 genomic region, the following are encoded:
- a CDS encoding Hsp70 family protein, with amino-acid sequence MYTGLGVMIGTANSVAVTVLDQPGAGDPGALSTPTELHLPAEGAPVLGAGSPAPGMQVFSGYASRVGDPVGILADDGSTYLGEDLVAATVGCLQYRTGTTEVPTMLAHPATWSAHTVEALRAALVRAGVAARTIPEPIAAVRWLDATHGPLGDDVTVVYDLGACSLDVAVVQGGTNPRLLGRALSSDDVSGNHLDHLVTTYLLGTLGENAAGLDPFDSATVAALADFRARCRAAKEALSSDTETVVPVALPGLHRDLRLVRSEFEELAREPLEASLAVVQDAIRGAGLDRSDIGRVLLTGGGSSTPLVAELISSQLGLPIVSSPRPAYTAAHGAAFAAAAAEAATAAAPPAPTVDDEPETVALPVVPAAETPQATTAHRPAVVDTATGTPVRARARSFALVGAAVAAVVVLAGGGLAIGTMSSEADTTGSDPRTTSEAVAGNPTTATTTGSAVPGTTGAQPTDAGSVVPVRVQGPDGSVTVVPAAATPAAGAAPTGAVPAPDPTAPAPAAPGETTQVPQPAPQPAPAPAPAPAPAPQPAPQPTAPSTGGSGAGDALSGAGQGAGAVVEGVGNGVGRVLDGTGNVVGGVLDGTGQVVGGLLGTGR; translated from the coding sequence ATGTACACAGGACTCGGCGTCATGATCGGGACGGCCAATTCGGTGGCTGTCACCGTGCTCGACCAGCCGGGAGCCGGTGATCCCGGTGCCCTGTCGACCCCCACCGAACTCCATCTCCCCGCCGAGGGTGCCCCCGTCCTCGGTGCCGGCTCCCCTGCTCCCGGCATGCAGGTGTTCTCCGGCTACGCCTCGCGGGTCGGCGATCCGGTCGGCATCCTCGCCGACGACGGCTCCACCTACCTCGGTGAGGATCTCGTCGCGGCGACCGTGGGCTGCCTGCAGTACCGAACGGGCACGACCGAGGTGCCGACGATGCTGGCGCATCCCGCCACGTGGTCGGCTCACACCGTCGAAGCCCTGCGCGCCGCGCTCGTCCGCGCAGGCGTCGCTGCCCGGACGATCCCCGAACCGATCGCGGCCGTGCGCTGGCTCGACGCCACCCACGGACCGCTGGGTGACGACGTGACGGTGGTCTACGACCTCGGTGCGTGCAGCCTCGACGTCGCCGTCGTGCAGGGCGGGACGAATCCGAGGCTGTTGGGCCGTGCCCTGAGCAGCGACGACGTCTCCGGCAACCACCTCGACCATCTGGTCACGACCTATCTGCTGGGAACCCTCGGCGAGAACGCGGCCGGCCTCGACCCGTTCGATTCCGCGACCGTCGCGGCGCTCGCGGACTTCCGTGCCCGGTGCCGTGCGGCGAAGGAGGCCCTGTCCAGCGACACCGAGACGGTGGTGCCGGTCGCGTTGCCCGGCCTGCACCGCGACCTGCGTCTGGTACGCAGCGAGTTCGAGGAGCTCGCCCGGGAACCGCTCGAGGCATCGCTGGCGGTGGTGCAGGACGCGATCCGCGGGGCCGGCCTCGACCGTTCGGACATCGGTCGCGTGCTCCTGACCGGTGGCGGCTCGTCCACCCCGCTCGTCGCCGAACTGATCTCGTCGCAGCTGGGTCTGCCGATCGTCTCGTCGCCGCGACCCGCCTACACCGCAGCCCACGGAGCCGCGTTCGCAGCCGCTGCGGCCGAGGCCGCGACTGCTGCTGCCCCGCCGGCACCCACCGTCGACGACGAACCCGAGACCGTCGCGCTGCCGGTGGTGCCTGCCGCCGAGACACCGCAGGCCACCACAGCACATCGGCCGGCAGTCGTCGATACCGCGACGGGCACACCCGTCCGCGCCCGTGCCCGCTCCTTCGCTCTCGTGGGTGCCGCTGTCGCCGCCGTCGTCGTCCTCGCCGGTGGCGGACTTGCGATCGGCACCATGTCGTCGGAAGCCGATACCACCGGCTCGGACCCACGCACGACGAGCGAAGCCGTCGCCGGGAATCCGACGACCGCGACCACGACCGGTTCGGCCGTCCCCGGCACGACCGGCGCACAACCGACCGACGCGGGATCCGTCGTCCCGGTCCGGGTGCAGGGACCGGACGGCTCCGTAACCGTTGTCCCGGCCGCCGCGACGCCCGCTGCCGGCGCCGCGCCCACCGGGGCCGTGCCCGCACCGGATCCCACCGCCCCCGCCCCGGCGGCACCCGGGGAGACCACGCAGGTTCCCCAGCCGGCACCGCAACCAGCCCCGGCCCCGGCCCCTGCCCCGGCACCCGCTCCTCAGCCCGCGCCGCAGCCGACCGCGCCGAGCACGGGTGGCAGCGGCGCCGGCGATGCCCTGTCGGGCGCCGGCCAGGGTGCGGGCGCAGTCGTCGAGGGTGTCGGCAACGGTGTCGGCCGGGTGCTCGACGGCACCGGCAACGTGGTCGGCGGTGTCCTCGACGGCACGGGACAGGTCGTCGGCGGGCTGCTCGGAACCGGACGCTGA
- a CDS encoding IniB N-terminal domain-containing protein, producing MATNAVLDFILSLFRDENELARYCSNPAAVLAEAGLDDVCHADIVAVAPLVADSGLFAGTAAELTAALNGAANVGASIAGTAAAGLGGAAGLGGAVGLGGAAGLGLGVGAGLGGGLGLGGGLGLGGGLDIGGAVGAQTGIVADLGAQLGAALEAGGELGASLGAALGGALGAGLELGGALDVGGAVAGALEGGLGLGVGAAADLAAAIDAAVEASGGLGADLATTLEGALGIGGTLGVDIGLALGGLLESAVEAGGAFSTELNLALESGAELGAALGTSLGGVLGVGTELTGALGTSLGGVLGGVADLGAGLGTDLSAGLDAGVGATLGLGASLSALLGAGGGAAADLGAALGTVIESSAQGGLLGGVDLDAVLAGGGEIDADAGAGIELGTLVGGVLGGALGLETTATTELSSALNIAIGSAAGVGTTVDSTVQVGTSLGSDLSSVLGSTFATGGSAGAELGLQLGSALDTAAGSVSLDAGADLGTQLATTIGGSLGAGAEATGQLGYALDGALDAAAELGAGANLGADLGAAIDSGIGAAGGLGTSVDLGAATDFESALDLGTAADLGAAADLGVAGGLESAADLGAELSTQVGTALSGQVDTALSGGAEGWASVGEDVFGSASGEAGLFGEGSLTATSGLGGGLFAGAGGDSSLGATDSTDVDELLP from the coding sequence ATGGCCACCAACGCCGTACTCGACTTCATCCTCAGCCTGTTCCGTGACGAGAACGAACTCGCCCGGTACTGCAGCAATCCCGCCGCCGTCCTCGCCGAAGCGGGACTGGACGACGTGTGCCACGCCGACATCGTCGCCGTCGCTCCACTGGTCGCCGACAGCGGTCTGTTCGCCGGAACCGCGGCGGAACTGACCGCAGCGCTGAACGGCGCGGCGAACGTCGGAGCGTCGATCGCCGGTACCGCCGCAGCGGGCTTGGGCGGGGCAGCGGGCCTGGGTGGAGCAGTGGGCCTCGGGGGTGCCGCCGGCCTGGGACTCGGTGTCGGCGCAGGACTCGGCGGGGGACTGGGTCTCGGCGGTGGCCTCGGTCTCGGTGGGGGTCTGGATATCGGCGGGGCCGTCGGAGCGCAGACGGGGATCGTCGCCGATCTCGGTGCACAACTCGGCGCAGCGCTCGAAGCCGGTGGCGAGCTCGGCGCTTCCCTGGGTGCGGCGCTCGGTGGTGCACTCGGCGCGGGCCTCGAACTCGGTGGAGCCCTCGACGTCGGGGGTGCTGTGGCCGGTGCTCTCGAAGGCGGACTCGGCCTCGGTGTCGGCGCCGCTGCCGATCTCGCCGCCGCGATCGATGCGGCCGTCGAGGCTTCGGGTGGGCTCGGCGCCGACCTCGCGACCACCCTCGAAGGAGCCCTGGGTATCGGAGGCACGCTCGGTGTCGACATCGGGCTCGCCCTCGGCGGACTGCTGGAATCGGCCGTCGAAGCCGGCGGCGCATTCTCGACCGAGCTGAATCTGGCTCTCGAAAGCGGCGCCGAACTCGGCGCTGCGCTCGGCACGAGCCTCGGCGGTGTACTCGGTGTGGGGACGGAACTGACCGGCGCGCTCGGCACGAGCCTCGGCGGTGTCCTCGGCGGGGTGGCCGATCTCGGTGCCGGACTGGGAACCGACCTTTCCGCCGGTCTCGACGCCGGCGTGGGCGCGACCCTCGGTCTCGGTGCCTCCCTCTCGGCCCTGCTCGGAGCGGGCGGCGGAGCTGCGGCCGATCTCGGCGCCGCGCTGGGGACCGTCATCGAGAGCAGCGCGCAGGGCGGTCTGCTCGGCGGCGTCGACCTCGACGCGGTGCTCGCGGGTGGCGGCGAGATCGATGCGGATGCCGGGGCGGGCATCGAACTCGGCACGCTGGTCGGTGGGGTGCTCGGCGGCGCGCTCGGTCTCGAGACCACCGCGACCACCGAACTGTCGTCGGCCTTGAACATCGCCATCGGTTCGGCCGCGGGCGTCGGTACGACCGTCGATTCGACCGTGCAGGTGGGGACGAGCCTCGGATCGGATCTGTCCTCCGTCCTCGGCTCGACCTTCGCGACCGGCGGTTCGGCCGGCGCCGAGCTCGGCCTGCAACTCGGCAGCGCACTCGACACGGCCGCGGGGTCGGTGTCCCTCGACGCGGGTGCCGATCTCGGCACGCAGCTCGCTACGACGATCGGTGGCAGCCTCGGCGCAGGCGCCGAAGCCACCGGTCAGCTCGGGTATGCCCTCGACGGCGCACTGGACGCGGCAGCGGAACTCGGGGCCGGGGCGAACCTGGGAGCGGATCTCGGCGCGGCGATCGACTCGGGAATCGGGGCGGCCGGTGGGCTGGGTACGTCGGTCGACCTCGGTGCCGCGACCGACTTCGAGAGCGCGTTGGATCTGGGGACAGCGGCCGACCTGGGCGCAGCAGCAGATCTCGGTGTCGCCGGCGGCCTGGAGAGCGCGGCCGACCTGGGTGCGGAACTCTCGACACAGGTCGGGACGGCCCTGTCGGGGCAGGTCGATACAGCTCTGTCCGGCGGTGCGGAGGGCTGGGCGTCGGTCGGCGAGGACGTCTTCGGATCCGCATCGGGCGAGGCAGGCCTGTTCGGCGAGGGCAGCCTCACCGCGACCTCCGGTCTCGGCGGCGGCCTGTTCGCCGGTGCCGGTGGCGACTCGTCGCTCGGCGCCACCGACTCCACCGACGTCGACGAACTGCTGCCCTGA
- a CDS encoding dynamin family protein, translating to MQHSPDTQRSSDPSRRRALLDLIDSAIERSCSAGRNDLTDRLTAARTKVSDPRLRVVVVGGLNQGKSRFVNALLGVEVCSVGDDETTAVSTLVQHGHEPSAELVPSGSAPRIPVPFDDLQQVAPSSAGRDIERLEVSVPSPLLADGLVFVDTPGVGGHGNPHTAATLTLLATADAVFVVSDASQEFTAPEMSFLRQVQTLCPASAVLVTKTDVYPHWRAIVDADREHLQRAGLDLPLLPVSSLLREYALRTEDASLQQESGFDAIYDFLREQVVARNADSARLSVAHDVKTVVDHLALGCESELAALRDPESGSAAIEDLNRARAATEALRTRAARWQITLSDGIADLAADIDHDLRDRLRTVTRDAEASVDECDPGKEWPRLGQWLAEQVAESVGDNFVWAHERAETLAGKVAEHFALDDASLPSLHLEDLSRLLEPVENLSDLESGRIGIGQKVLVGMKGSYGGVLMFGLVTTLMGMALVNPISVGAGVVLGTKAYRDDKQVRLTKRRADAKNAIRKFTDDVSFQVGKESKDRLRLIQRQLRDHFTEIAEQTLRSLDESLDAARQAATVQEQERRRRIGELDTQVAELGRLRTRAAELAGVQA from the coding sequence ATGCAGCATTCACCGGATACGCAGCGTTCATCCGATCCCTCGAGACGCCGAGCGCTCCTCGACCTGATCGACTCCGCGATCGAGCGCTCCTGCAGCGCCGGACGCAACGATCTCACCGACAGGCTCACGGCCGCCCGCACGAAGGTCTCCGACCCGCGACTGCGGGTGGTCGTCGTCGGGGGACTGAACCAGGGCAAGAGCCGCTTCGTGAACGCACTGCTCGGCGTCGAGGTGTGTTCCGTCGGCGACGACGAGACCACCGCGGTCTCCACGCTCGTGCAGCACGGACACGAACCGTCCGCCGAACTCGTCCCGTCGGGCTCGGCCCCGCGCATCCCTGTTCCCTTCGACGACCTGCAGCAGGTCGCGCCGAGCAGCGCCGGTCGGGACATCGAACGGCTCGAGGTGAGTGTGCCGAGTCCGCTGCTCGCCGACGGACTCGTGTTCGTCGACACCCCGGGCGTGGGCGGACACGGAAATCCGCACACCGCAGCCACATTGACTCTGCTCGCCACAGCGGACGCGGTCTTCGTCGTGTCGGACGCGAGCCAGGAGTTCACCGCACCGGAGATGTCGTTCCTGCGGCAGGTGCAGACGCTGTGCCCGGCCTCGGCGGTGCTCGTCACCAAGACCGACGTCTATCCGCACTGGCGTGCGATCGTCGACGCCGACCGTGAACACCTGCAGCGAGCCGGGCTCGACCTGCCGCTGCTGCCCGTCTCGTCCCTGCTGCGCGAATACGCTCTGCGCACCGAAGACGCCTCGCTGCAGCAGGAATCCGGCTTCGACGCGATCTACGACTTCCTGCGCGAACAGGTGGTCGCGCGGAACGCCGATTCGGCGCGACTGTCGGTCGCACACGATGTGAAGACCGTCGTCGACCATCTCGCGCTCGGGTGCGAGAGCGAACTCGCGGCTCTGCGCGATCCCGAATCCGGCAGTGCCGCGATCGAGGACCTGAACCGGGCGCGCGCCGCGACCGAAGCGTTGCGCACGCGGGCGGCGCGGTGGCAGATCACGTTGTCGGACGGCATCGCCGACCTCGCGGCCGACATCGACCACGACCTGCGCGACCGGCTGCGCACGGTCACCCGCGACGCCGAAGCGTCCGTGGACGAATGCGATCCCGGCAAGGAATGGCCGCGCCTCGGGCAGTGGCTGGCCGAGCAGGTCGCCGAATCCGTCGGCGACAACTTCGTGTGGGCGCACGAACGCGCCGAGACGCTCGCAGGCAAGGTCGCCGAGCACTTCGCGCTCGACGACGCCTCCTTGCCGTCGTTGCATCTCGAAGACCTGTCGAGACTGCTCGAACCCGTCGAGAACCTGTCCGATCTCGAATCCGGCCGGATCGGGATCGGTCAGAAGGTGCTCGTCGGCATGAAGGGCTCCTACGGTGGCGTGCTCATGTTCGGTCTCGTCACCACCCTGATGGGCATGGCCCTCGTGAACCCGATCTCGGTGGGAGCCGGAGTCGTGCTGGGCACCAAGGCATACCGAGACGACAAGCAGGTACGGCTCACCAAGCGTCGCGCCGACGCGAAGAACGCGATCCGCAAGTTCACCGACGACGTGAGCTTCCAGGTGGGCAAGGAATCGAAGGACCGGCTGCGTCTCATCCAGCGTCAGCTCCGCGATCATTTCACCGAGATCGCCGAACAGACACTGCGTTCGCTCGACGAGTCGCTCGACGCGGCGCGGCAGGCCGCGACGGTGCAGGAGCAGGAACGCCGACGTCGGATCGGTGAACTCGACACGCAGGTCGCGGAACTGGGCCGATTGCGCACCCGCGCGGCGGAGCTCGCGGGAGTGCAGGCGTGA
- a CDS encoding dynamin family protein, translating to MTPALTRARDLLDRARASYGGNPAVADRLDECAARLDQPLRVALAGSLKAGKSTLLNALVGQDIAPTDATECTRVVTWYRNGPVPSVNAWYDGDRHMPVPVHRPDGRLTFDLGDLTADRVDFIDVEWPASALAQTTIIDTPGTSSLSQDVSARTLALLTPEESASGADAVVYLMRSLGAADVEFLERIGRHVGGGSGPLGIVGVVSRADEVGAGRADAMMSAKQVAVRFTDELERTGLCQAVVPVAGLLALAARTLRQNEFAAFEALAQVPAEQLQVAMLSADRFARPDVDLPVDPGMRARLVDRFGLFGIRTAVLLVQLGARDSPSLAAELVARSGLDELRQVIDVQFGQRADQLKTHSALLALERVLDACGDRDLLGAVRRELADDHGFAELRLLGRLRSSSMSLPDEEVLALQRMVGGFGIGATRRLGLVDDASPAEIRAAAVDAVRHWRSRAEHPLLDPFTTRAATVAARSAEGLVAGVS from the coding sequence GTGACCCCGGCTCTCACGCGCGCCCGCGATCTGCTCGACCGGGCCCGCGCGTCGTACGGCGGGAACCCGGCTGTCGCAGACCGGCTCGACGAGTGTGCCGCGCGACTCGACCAGCCGCTGCGGGTCGCGCTCGCCGGATCCCTCAAGGCCGGCAAGTCGACCCTGCTCAACGCACTCGTGGGACAGGACATCGCGCCCACCGACGCGACGGAATGCACGCGCGTCGTCACCTGGTACCGCAACGGGCCCGTACCGTCGGTGAACGCCTGGTACGACGGGGATCGTCACATGCCGGTGCCCGTGCACCGCCCCGACGGGAGGCTGACCTTCGACCTCGGCGACCTCACCGCCGACCGCGTCGATTTCATCGACGTCGAATGGCCGGCCAGTGCCTTGGCCCAGACCACCATCATCGACACACCGGGCACGTCGTCGCTGTCGCAGGACGTGTCGGCGCGGACCCTCGCGCTGCTCACTCCGGAGGAATCGGCCTCCGGTGCCGACGCTGTCGTCTACCTGATGCGTTCGCTCGGCGCCGCCGACGTCGAGTTCCTCGAACGGATCGGCCGGCACGTCGGCGGGGGGTCGGGTCCGCTCGGCATCGTCGGGGTGGTGTCGCGTGCCGACGAGGTCGGTGCCGGTCGCGCCGACGCGATGATGTCGGCGAAGCAGGTCGCGGTGAGATTCACCGATGAACTCGAACGCACCGGACTGTGCCAGGCCGTCGTGCCGGTCGCCGGATTGCTCGCGCTCGCCGCACGGACGCTGCGGCAGAACGAGTTCGCGGCGTTCGAAGCGCTCGCGCAGGTGCCGGCGGAACAACTGCAGGTCGCGATGTTGTCGGCCGACCGCTTCGCGCGACCGGACGTCGACCTGCCCGTCGATCCCGGGATGCGCGCGCGTCTGGTCGACCGGTTCGGTCTGTTCGGCATCCGCACGGCGGTTCTGCTCGTGCAGCTCGGGGCGCGCGATTCGCCTTCTCTCGCCGCCGAACTCGTCGCGCGCAGTGGGCTCGACGAGCTGCGTCAGGTGATCGACGTGCAGTTCGGTCAGCGTGCCGATCAGCTCAAGACCCACTCGGCGCTGCTGGCACTGGAACGGGTGCTGGACGCGTGTGGCGACCGCGACCTGCTGGGAGCGGTGCGACGAGAACTGGCCGACGACCACGGCTTCGCCGAGCTCCGCCTGCTGGGCAGGTTGCGGTCGTCGTCGATGTCGTTGCCCGACGAGGAGGTTCTCGCGTTGCAGCGCATGGTCGGTGGATTCGGGATCGGCGCCACCCGTCGCCTCGGTCTCGTCGACGATGCCTCGCCCGCCGAGATCCGCGCGGCGGCCGTGGATGCTGTGCGGCACTGGCGGTCGCGGGCCGAACACCCGCTCCTCGATCCGTTCACCACCCGCGCGGCTACGGTGGCGGCGCGAAGCGCGGAAGGGCTGGTCGCGGGGGTGAGTTGA